Proteins encoded together in one Rhizobium bangladeshense window:
- the queC gene encoding 7-cyano-7-deazaguanine synthase QueC codes for MKTIVVCSGGLDSVSLAYRMTAEEQLIGLVSFDYGQRHRKELDFASKCAARLAVPHHIIDIAAIGGHLSGSALTDDVEVPDGHYAEETMKATVVPNRNAIMLAIAFGLAAAQKADAVAVAVHGGDHFIYPDCRPGFIDAFQRMQNEALDGYASVELLAPYVNVSKAAIVADGAKHGTPFAETWSCYKGGNLHCGRCGTCVERREAFHLAGVADPTEYEDPDFWKAAVSRYPAAEVR; via the coding sequence ATGAAAACCATCGTCGTCTGCTCCGGCGGACTCGACTCCGTTTCGCTTGCCTACAGAATGACAGCGGAAGAACAGCTTATCGGCCTCGTCTCCTTCGACTACGGCCAGCGACATCGGAAGGAACTCGACTTCGCCTCCAAATGTGCGGCGCGGCTTGCCGTTCCCCATCATATCATCGACATCGCCGCTATCGGCGGCCATCTCAGCGGATCGGCGCTGACCGACGATGTCGAGGTTCCGGACGGCCACTACGCCGAGGAGACCATGAAGGCCACCGTGGTGCCGAACCGCAACGCCATCATGCTGGCGATCGCCTTCGGTCTGGCGGCCGCGCAAAAGGCGGATGCGGTTGCCGTCGCCGTCCATGGCGGCGATCACTTCATTTATCCGGACTGTCGGCCGGGCTTCATCGACGCCTTTCAGCGCATGCAGAACGAGGCGCTTGACGGTTATGCGAGCGTCGAACTGCTTGCACCTTATGTCAATGTTTCCAAGGCCGCGATCGTCGCCGACGGCGCGAAACACGGCACGCCCTTCGCGGAAACCTGGTCCTGCTACAAGGGCGGCAATCTCCATTGCGGGCGCTGCGGAACCTGCGTCGAACGCCGCGAAGCCTTCCACCTTGCCGGCGTCGCCGATCCGACGGAATACGAAGACCCAGACTTCTGGAAAGCGGCCGTATCGCGATATCCAGCCGCGGAGGTGCGTTGA
- the queD gene encoding 6-carboxytetrahydropterin synthase QueD, which yields MYRITKEFHLSASHQLDHLPADHQCARLHGHNYIVVVELSAETLNDDGFVLDYHDLSPLKHYIDEALDHRHLNDVFGHSKVTSEFLARHFYDWCKQRFPETSSVRVSETPKTWAEYRP from the coding sequence ATGTACCGCATTACTAAGGAGTTCCATCTTTCCGCCTCGCATCAGCTGGATCACCTGCCGGCCGATCATCAATGCGCCCGGCTCCACGGCCACAACTATATCGTCGTCGTCGAACTGTCTGCCGAAACGCTGAATGATGACGGCTTCGTTCTCGACTACCACGACCTCTCGCCGCTCAAGCACTACATCGACGAGGCTCTCGATCATCGCCATCTGAACGACGTGTTCGGTCATTCCAAAGTCACCTCCGAGTTCCTGGCCAGGCACTTCTACGACTGGTGCAAGCAGCGCTTCCCCGAGACTTCGTCCGTCCGCGTCAGCGAAACGCCGAAGACCTGGGCAGAGTACAGACCATGA
- the queE gene encoding 7-carboxy-7-deazaguanine synthase QueE, whose translation MSAETIRISEIFGPTIQGEGALIGLPTVFVRTGGCDYRCSWCDSLHAVDSAFRDQWAPMSVEAIWQEVTRLSGSRPLTVSLSGGNPAIQPLGPLIELGHSQGYRFALETQGSVSRNWFRDLDTLVLSPKPPSSGMQTDWGEIDCCLRLSAGGPEIALKIVVFDDADYAFAREVGQRYPSIPLYLQPGNHTPPPPDDDDARIDIDGVMDRMHWLVKKVTADRWFEPRVLPQLHVLLWGNKRGV comes from the coding sequence ATGAGCGCCGAAACCATTCGGATCAGCGAGATCTTCGGCCCGACCATACAGGGTGAAGGCGCATTGATCGGGCTGCCGACAGTGTTCGTCAGGACTGGCGGTTGCGACTACCGCTGCTCCTGGTGCGACAGCCTTCACGCGGTCGACAGCGCCTTCCGGGATCAATGGGCCCCCATGTCGGTCGAAGCGATCTGGCAGGAGGTCACAAGGCTTTCCGGAAGCAGGCCGCTGACGGTTTCCCTTTCCGGAGGCAATCCTGCAATCCAGCCCCTGGGGCCGCTGATCGAACTCGGCCATTCCCAGGGATATCGCTTCGCGCTGGAAACGCAGGGAAGTGTGTCCCGGAACTGGTTTCGCGATCTCGACACTCTGGTCTTGAGTCCCAAGCCACCGTCGAGCGGGATGCAGACCGATTGGGGTGAGATCGACTGTTGTCTGCGGCTTTCGGCCGGCGGACCGGAGATCGCTTTGAAAATCGTCGTCTTCGACGATGCCGATTATGCTTTCGCGCGGGAGGTGGGCCAGCGCTATCCCTCTATTCCCTTGTACCTTCAGCCGGGCAACCATACACCGCCGCCGCCCGATGACGATGACGCGCGCATCGATATAGACGGCGTCATGGATCGGATGCACTGGCTCGTCAAGAAGGTGACGGCTGACCGATGGTTTGAACCGCGTGTGCTGCCGCAGCTGCACGTACTGCTTTGGGGTAACAAGCGAGGCGTCTGA
- a CDS encoding adenylate/guanylate cyclase domain-containing protein codes for MSSFLNKAGAAVETDEGAWPIRRRRILDWLVNETRGERFIDNILVAMCEKLLAAGVPVARATLHFRTNHPQWIGARILWKEGMTEAKINTFAYGVETTPEFLKSPVNAIHQGAEEVRRQLEGTADADGDPFFQELRDEGLTEYIAWPIEHTFGKRHVATFSTSRPGGFTSEHTDFLRDLLPALTLVSEIRLKNIMARTLLQTYVGPHASEHILSGATTRGSGATVGAAIMICDLRDFTAISDLWPRDDVIHLLNDYFDAMSDPIERHGGEILKFMGDGLLAIFPLAKETACLDLLQAIREGQASMAELNEEHLRMGREPLRYGVGVHVGDVMYGNIGSRRRLDFTVIGPAVNVASRLESLTKEVKRPVLLSRAFVEMAGCAKDMDSLGTFPLRGLGEPVDVFAFPVR; via the coding sequence ATGTCCTCTTTTTTGAACAAGGCCGGGGCTGCTGTTGAAACGGACGAAGGCGCCTGGCCGATCCGCCGGAGGCGGATCCTCGACTGGCTGGTGAACGAGACGCGCGGCGAGCGCTTCATCGACAACATCCTTGTGGCAATGTGCGAGAAGCTGCTAGCCGCAGGGGTACCGGTGGCGCGCGCGACGCTGCATTTCAGGACGAATCATCCGCAATGGATCGGCGCCCGCATCCTCTGGAAGGAGGGCATGACGGAGGCGAAAATCAACACATTCGCCTATGGTGTCGAAACCACGCCGGAGTTCCTGAAGAGTCCGGTCAACGCGATCCACCAGGGGGCGGAGGAGGTGCGCCGGCAACTGGAAGGCACTGCCGACGCCGACGGGGATCCTTTCTTTCAGGAGCTGCGTGACGAGGGTCTTACGGAGTACATTGCCTGGCCGATCGAGCATACTTTCGGCAAGCGCCACGTCGCGACATTTTCCACATCCCGTCCGGGCGGCTTTACGAGCGAGCATACCGATTTCCTGCGCGATCTCCTGCCGGCGCTGACCCTCGTCAGCGAGATCAGGCTGAAGAACATCATGGCACGGACGCTGCTGCAAACCTATGTCGGACCGCATGCGAGCGAACATATTCTTTCGGGTGCGACGACTCGCGGCAGTGGCGCGACCGTCGGCGCCGCAATCATGATCTGCGACCTGCGCGACTTTACGGCGATCTCCGATCTCTGGCCGCGCGACGATGTCATCCATCTGCTGAATGATTATTTCGACGCTATGTCGGATCCGATCGAACGACACGGTGGGGAAATCCTGAAATTCATGGGAGACGGGCTGCTGGCGATCTTCCCATTGGCCAAGGAAACGGCCTGCCTCGATCTGCTGCAAGCGATCCGCGAGGGGCAGGCGTCGATGGCCGAGCTGAACGAGGAGCACCTGCGCATGGGACGCGAGCCGCTGCGCTACGGCGTCGGTGTGCATGTCGGCGACGTCATGTACGGCAATATCGGCTCGCGCCGACGGCTGGATTTCACCGTCATTGGCCCCGCGGTCAATGTCGCGTCGCGGCTGGAAAGCCTGACCAAAGAGGTCAAGCGTCCGGTGCTCTTGTCGCGGGCTTTCGTCGAGATGGCGGGCTGCGCGAAAGACATGGACAGTCTCGGCACCTTCCCGCTGCGCGGGCTCGGAGAGCCTGTCGATGTCTTCGCCTTTCCGGTACGATAG
- the nrdF gene encoding class 1b ribonucleoside-diphosphate reductase subunit beta — MNMQIKPTSRVRAINWNRIEDDRDLEVWNRLTGNFWLPEKVPLSNDIPSWATLTPAEQQLTIRVFTGLTLLDTIQNGIGSVRLMEDAVTSHEEAVLSNISFMEAVHARSYSSIFSTLCSTPDVDDAYRWSEENDFLQRKSALIMEQYASANPLKKKVASVFLESFLFYSGFYLPMYWSSRAKLTNTADMIRLIIRDEAVHGYYIGYKFQRGLELLSEQRRQEIKDFAFDLLLELYDNEARYTEALYDGVGLSEDVKKFLHYNANKALMNLGYEALFPADLCKVNPAILSALSPNADENHDFFSGSGSSYVIGKAVATEDEDWDF; from the coding sequence ATGAACATGCAAATCAAGCCAACCAGCCGCGTGCGCGCCATCAACTGGAACCGTATCGAGGACGACAGGGATCTCGAAGTCTGGAACAGGCTCACCGGCAATTTCTGGCTGCCGGAAAAGGTGCCATTGTCAAACGACATTCCCTCCTGGGCGACACTGACGCCGGCGGAACAGCAACTCACCATCCGCGTCTTCACGGGTCTGACGCTTCTCGACACAATCCAGAACGGCATCGGCTCCGTCAGGCTGATGGAGGATGCGGTAACCTCGCATGAGGAGGCGGTGCTTTCCAATATATCCTTCATGGAGGCCGTGCATGCCCGCTCATATTCCTCGATCTTCTCGACGTTATGCTCCACGCCTGACGTCGACGACGCTTATCGCTGGTCGGAGGAGAATGATTTCCTGCAGCGCAAGTCGGCGCTGATCATGGAGCAATATGCGTCGGCCAACCCTTTGAAGAAGAAGGTCGCCAGCGTCTTCCTCGAGAGTTTCCTGTTCTATTCCGGCTTCTATCTGCCGATGTACTGGTCAAGCCGCGCCAAGCTCACCAATACGGCCGATATGATCCGGCTGATCATCCGGGACGAGGCGGTGCACGGCTACTATATCGGCTACAAGTTCCAGCGCGGGCTGGAGTTGCTGTCCGAGCAACGCCGGCAGGAAATCAAGGATTTCGCCTTCGATCTGCTGCTCGAACTCTACGACAACGAGGCTCGGTATACCGAAGCGCTCTATGACGGCGTCGGCTTGAGCGAGGATGTGAAGAAGTTCCTGCACTATAACGCGAACAAGGCGCTGATGAACCTCGGCTATGAAGCGCTGTTCCCGGCCGATCTATGCAAGGTCAATCCGGCTATCCTGTCGGCGCTGTCGCCGAATGCCGACGAGAACCACGACTTCTTCTCCGGCTCCGGCTCCTCCTATGTCATCGGCAAGGCTGTCGCAACCGAGGATGAAGACTGGGATTTCTGA
- the nrdE gene encoding class 1b ribonucleoside-diphosphate reductase subunit alpha: MDTGTNLTWDAGAKPLKAAETLDYHALNAMLNLYDDEGVIQLDKDRMAAKQYFLQHVNQNTVFFHNLREKLDYLVTEGYYEQEVLDQYSFNFVRDLFDQAYARKFRFPTFLGAFKYYTSYTLKTFDGKRYLERYEDRICMVALTLARGDEALARDMVDEIISGRFQPATPTFLNAGKKQRGELVSCFLLRVEDNMESIGRSINSALQLSKRGGGVALSLTNIREAGAPIKQIENQSSGIIPVMKLLEDSFSYANQLGARQGAGAVYLNAHHPDIMRFLDTKRENADEKIRIKTLSLGVVLPDITFELARNNEDMYLFSPYDVERVYGMPFTEISVTEKYREMVADARISKKKIKAREFFQVIAEIQFESGYPYIMFEDTVNRANPVAGRISMSNLCSEILQVSEASEYNDDLSYKHLGKDISCNLGSLNIAAAMDSADFGKTIETAIRALTAVSDMSHISSVPSIEKGNDESHAIGLGQMNLHGYLARERIFYGSEEGVDFTNIYFYAVTYHAIRASNLLAIERGQSFKGFEKSKYASGEYFDKYTEQQWKPATEKVSALFDDAGIHIPTRDDWVALKKAVMTSGLYNQNLQAVPPTGSISYINHSTSSIHPIVSKIEIRKEGKIGRVYYPAPFMTNDNLDYYQDAYEIGAQKIIDTYAAATQHVDQGLSLTLFFRDTATTRDINKAQIYAWRKGIKTIYYIRLRQMALSGTEVQGCVSCTL, from the coding sequence TTGGACACGGGAACAAATCTGACGTGGGATGCGGGCGCAAAACCGCTGAAGGCGGCCGAAACGCTCGACTATCATGCACTGAACGCGATGCTGAACCTCTATGACGATGAGGGAGTGATCCAGCTCGACAAGGACCGCATGGCGGCCAAGCAGTACTTTCTGCAGCATGTGAACCAGAACACGGTGTTCTTCCATAACCTCAGGGAGAAGCTCGATTACCTCGTGACCGAGGGTTATTACGAGCAGGAGGTGCTCGACCAGTATTCCTTCAATTTCGTGCGCGACCTGTTCGATCAGGCCTATGCCAGGAAATTCCGCTTCCCCACCTTCCTCGGTGCTTTCAAATATTACACCAGCTACACGCTGAAGACCTTCGATGGAAAGCGCTATCTCGAGCGCTATGAGGACCGCATCTGCATGGTGGCGCTGACCCTGGCGCGAGGCGACGAGGCTCTTGCCCGCGACATGGTCGACGAAATCATTTCCGGGCGCTTCCAGCCGGCAACGCCTACCTTTCTCAATGCCGGCAAGAAACAGCGTGGCGAACTCGTTTCCTGTTTCCTGCTGCGCGTCGAGGACAATATGGAATCGATCGGCCGGTCGATCAATTCGGCGCTGCAGCTCTCAAAGCGCGGCGGCGGCGTGGCCTTGTCTCTGACGAATATCCGCGAGGCAGGCGCGCCCATCAAGCAGATCGAGAACCAGTCCTCCGGCATCATCCCGGTCATGAAGCTCTTGGAAGACAGCTTCTCCTATGCCAATCAGCTCGGCGCGCGGCAGGGAGCGGGCGCGGTTTATCTGAACGCCCATCATCCCGATATCATGCGCTTCCTCGACACCAAGCGTGAAAACGCCGATGAGAAGATCCGCATCAAGACGCTATCGCTCGGCGTCGTCTTGCCCGACATCACCTTCGAGCTCGCTAGGAATAATGAGGATATGTACCTCTTCTCGCCCTACGACGTGGAGCGAGTCTACGGGATGCCGTTCACCGAGATCTCCGTGACGGAAAAGTACCGCGAGATGGTGGCGGATGCCCGCATCTCGAAGAAGAAGATCAAGGCGCGCGAGTTCTTCCAGGTGATCGCCGAAATCCAGTTCGAAAGCGGCTATCCCTACATCATGTTCGAGGACACGGTGAATCGGGCGAACCCGGTTGCCGGGCGCATCTCCATGAGCAATCTCTGCTCGGAGATCCTGCAGGTGAGCGAGGCAAGCGAATATAACGACGATCTCTCCTATAAGCACCTCGGCAAGGACATTTCCTGCAATCTCGGTTCGCTGAATATCGCAGCCGCCATGGATTCCGCTGATTTCGGCAAGACCATCGAGACGGCGATCCGGGCGCTGACGGCGGTTTCCGACATGAGCCATATCTCCTCGGTTCCGTCGATAGAGAAGGGCAATGACGAGAGCCATGCGATCGGCCTCGGCCAGATGAACCTGCACGGCTATCTTGCCCGCGAACGCATCTTCTACGGCTCGGAGGAGGGCGTCGATTTCACCAATATCTATTTCTATGCGGTGACGTACCACGCAATCCGCGCTTCGAATTTGTTGGCGATCGAACGCGGCCAGAGCTTCAAGGGCTTCGAAAAGTCCAAATATGCCTCCGGCGAATATTTTGACAAATATACGGAACAGCAATGGAAGCCGGCGACCGAGAAGGTGAGTGCGCTGTTCGATGATGCCGGTATCCATATCCCGACACGGGACGACTGGGTGGCGCTGAAGAAGGCTGTCATGACCTCCGGCCTCTATAATCAGAACCTGCAGGCGGTGCCGCCGACCGGATCGATCTCCTATATCAACCACTCGACCTCTTCGATCCATCCGATCGTCTCGAAGATCGAGATCCGCAAGGAGGGCAAGATCGGCCGCGTCTATTATCCGGCGCCGTTCATGACCAACGACAATCTCGACTATTATCAGGACGCCTACGAGATTGGTGCGCAGAAGATCATCGACACCTATGCGGCGGCGACCCAGCATGTCGACCAAGGTCTGTCGCTGACCCTGTTCTTCCGTGACACGGCTACGACGCGCGACATCAACAAGGCGCAGATTTACGCCTGGAGGAAGGGCATCAAGACGATCTACTACATTCGCCTTCGCCAGATGGCGCTGTCCGGCACCGAGGTGCAGGGCTGCGTTTCCTGCACGCTGTGA
- the nrdI gene encoding class Ib ribonucleoside-diphosphate reductase assembly flavoprotein NrdI, giving the protein MGLIVYYSSRSGNTHRFVEKLGLRAARIPVGAQHIHIREPYVLILPTYCGDGGRGAVPKEVIRFLNDAENRSNIRGVIAAGNSNFGETYGLAGDVISKKCQVPYLYRFELLGTAEDVANVKDGMGRFWTREQI; this is encoded by the coding sequence ATGGGGCTGATCGTTTATTATTCCAGCCGATCTGGGAACACCCATCGTTTCGTCGAGAAATTGGGGCTGCGCGCGGCGCGCATTCCCGTCGGCGCTCAACACATTCACATTCGCGAGCCTTATGTGCTGATTTTGCCCACCTATTGCGGGGATGGCGGTAGAGGGGCCGTGCCCAAGGAGGTGATCCGCTTCCTCAACGACGCGGAAAACCGCTCCAACATCCGCGGCGTGATTGCTGCGGGCAACAGCAATTTCGGCGAGACCTATGGGCTCGCCGGCGACGTCATCTCGAAGAAGTGCCAGGTGCCGTACCTCTACCGGTTCGAGCTCCTGGGAACAGCCGAGGATGTCGCCAATGTCAAAGACGGGATGGGACGATTTTGGACACGGGAACAAATCTGA
- the nrdH gene encoding glutaredoxin-like protein NrdH: MSITVYSKPACVQCTATYRALDRLGVDYEIVDISEDAEALDRVRGMGYMQVPVVVAGSQHWAGFRPDMISALS; this comes from the coding sequence ATGAGCATTACCGTTTACAGCAAGCCGGCTTGCGTCCAATGCACCGCCACCTACCGCGCCCTCGACCGTCTGGGCGTGGATTATGAGATCGTCGATATTTCCGAGGATGCCGAAGCGCTCGATCGTGTGCGCGGCATGGGCTACATGCAGGTTCCGGTCGTGGTTGCCGGCAGCCAGCATTGGGCGGGGTTCCGCCCGGATATGATCAGCGCGCTCTCCTGA
- a CDS encoding heavy metal translocating P-type ATPase produces MTETSETRYRVGGMDCAACASKIDTAVRRVAGVADVTVSVATGTMTIRHDASSDLKAVQKKVTGLGYSVSPFAGNAVPSDEHGLHDHADHDHDHDHAGHDYARHDRDHRHGEREIEKLHGQDHATMTGSWWQSRKGRLTIFSGAALVAAYAIGHLVPAIASYAFIVAMLVGLLPIARRAVMAAFSGTPFSIEMLMTIAAVGAVIINAGEEAATVVFLFLVGELLEGVAAGKARESIQSLTALVPKTALLEHNGQMREVPAESLAVGTVIMVRPGDRIPADGVIVSGDSAIDEAPVTGESTPLRKGVDAVVYAGTVNGDAVLRVRVTAAAADNTIARVVKLVEEAQESKAPTERFIDRFSRYYTPSVVVVAALVAVIPPLFLGGAWGEWIYKGLAILLIGCPCALVISTPAAIAASLSAGARRGLLMKGGAVLETLGKVTIVAFDKTGTLTEGKPRVTDIVSFGLGEAQLLSRAAVLEQGSSHPLALAILNRARMDGVPVPPAFELEALPGRGVTGKVGGETVDLLSPPAARERGALNAGQEARIAGLNDEGKSVSVLLVNGLAAGLIAMRDEPREDAEAGLSALKSAGVKAMMLTGDNKRTAAAVADMLGIDWRGEMMPEDKQRVVGELKRKGFVVAKVGDGINDAPALAAADIGIAMGGGTDVALETADAAVLHGRVGDVARMIALSKRTMRNILENITIALGLKAVFLVTTIIGITGLWPAILADTGATVLVTINALRLLRIKA; encoded by the coding sequence ATGACCGAGACGAGCGAGACACGATACCGGGTCGGCGGCATGGATTGCGCCGCCTGCGCCAGCAAGATCGATACCGCCGTCAGGCGCGTGGCGGGTGTCGCCGATGTTACCGTCTCGGTGGCGACAGGCACCATGACCATCCGGCATGACGCCAGCAGCGATCTCAAGGCGGTCCAGAAGAAGGTGACCGGTCTTGGCTATTCCGTCTCGCCATTTGCCGGAAACGCGGTGCCCTCAGACGAACATGGCTTGCACGATCACGCGGACCACGACCACGATCATGATCATGCTGGTCATGATTATGCCCGTCATGATCGAGACCACCGCCATGGCGAGAGGGAAATCGAAAAACTTCATGGACAAGACCATGCGACGATGACCGGTTCCTGGTGGCAGAGCAGGAAGGGCCGGTTGACCATTTTTTCGGGTGCGGCACTCGTTGCCGCTTATGCTATCGGCCATCTCGTGCCGGCGATCGCATCCTATGCCTTCATCGTCGCCATGCTGGTCGGTCTGCTGCCGATTGCGCGGCGAGCCGTCATGGCGGCATTCTCAGGCACGCCATTTTCGATCGAGATGCTGATGACGATCGCAGCCGTCGGCGCCGTCATCATCAATGCGGGCGAGGAAGCGGCAACGGTCGTATTCCTGTTCCTCGTCGGCGAATTGCTCGAAGGAGTGGCGGCGGGCAAGGCGCGTGAAAGCATACAGTCACTGACGGCCCTGGTGCCGAAGACTGCGCTGCTCGAACACAATGGCCAGATGCGGGAGGTGCCGGCGGAAAGCCTTGCGGTCGGCACGGTCATCATGGTTCGTCCCGGCGACCGCATCCCTGCCGACGGCGTCATCGTATCAGGTGATAGTGCGATTGACGAGGCTCCGGTGACAGGCGAAAGCACGCCGCTGCGCAAGGGCGTCGATGCCGTCGTCTATGCCGGTACGGTCAATGGCGATGCCGTGCTCAGGGTTCGCGTCACGGCAGCCGCTGCCGACAATACCATCGCCCGCGTCGTCAAGCTGGTGGAAGAAGCGCAGGAATCGAAGGCGCCTACGGAGCGCTTCATCGATCGGTTCTCGCGCTATTACACGCCGAGCGTAGTCGTCGTCGCCGCACTTGTCGCGGTCATTCCGCCGCTGTTTCTCGGCGGCGCTTGGGGTGAGTGGATCTATAAGGGCCTCGCCATCCTGCTGATCGGCTGCCCCTGCGCCCTCGTTATCTCGACGCCGGCGGCGATCGCCGCCTCCTTGTCGGCCGGCGCCCGGCGCGGGTTGCTGATGAAGGGCGGCGCTGTTCTGGAAACGCTCGGCAAGGTGACAATAGTCGCCTTCGACAAGACGGGCACGCTGACGGAAGGCAAGCCTCGGGTGACGGATATCGTTTCCTTCGGATTGGGCGAGGCGCAGCTCTTGTCGCGTGCGGCGGTGCTGGAGCAGGGCTCCAGCCATCCCTTAGCGCTTGCCATCCTCAACCGCGCCAGGATGGATGGCGTTCCCGTGCCGCCGGCCTTCGAATTGGAAGCGTTGCCGGGCAGGGGTGTTACCGGCAAAGTCGGCGGCGAGACAGTGGATCTCTTGTCGCCGCCCGCCGCCCGCGAGCGTGGGGCGCTCAACGCGGGACAGGAGGCGCGTATTGCCGGGCTCAACGATGAGGGCAAGAGCGTGTCGGTGCTGCTCGTCAATGGCCTTGCGGCCGGGTTGATCGCCATGCGCGACGAGCCGCGCGAGGATGCTGAAGCCGGGCTCTCGGCGCTCAAATCGGCGGGTGTCAAGGCGATGATGCTGACCGGCGACAATAAGCGCACGGCGGCAGCCGTCGCCGACATGCTCGGCATCGACTGGCGCGGCGAGATGATGCCCGAGGACAAGCAGCGGGTCGTCGGCGAACTGAAGCGCAAGGGCTTCGTCGTCGCCAAGGTCGGCGACGGCATCAACGACGCGCCGGCGCTCGCCGCCGCCGACATCGGGATCGCCATGGGCGGCGGCACCGATGTGGCACTGGAGACCGCGGATGCCGCCGTGCTGCACGGACGCGTAGGCGACGTGGCGCGGATGATCGCGCTTTCCAAGCGGACGATGCGCAATATCCTTGAGAATATCACCATCGCGCTCGGACTGAAGGCTGTCTTCCTGGTTACCACGATCATCGGGATCACCGGGCTCTGGCCGGCGATCCTCGCCGATACCGGCGCCACGGTGCTGGTGACGATCAATGCGCTCAGGCTGCTTCGGATAAAGGCGTGA
- a CDS encoding MerR family transcriptional regulator — protein MKKITIGEAARRSGVKVPTVRYYESIGLLAAPSRSEGNQRAFEPTDVSRLAFIRHARELGFEIEAIRTLLTLQDDPNQSCASADAIAKARLAEIEQRIRSLMALKAELEMMVEGCGHGRVDQCRVIEVLADHGQCTHSHH, from the coding sequence ATGAAAAAGATCACGATTGGCGAAGCTGCTCGCCGGAGCGGCGTCAAAGTGCCGACGGTGCGCTATTACGAAAGCATCGGCCTGCTCGCGGCGCCGAGCCGCAGCGAAGGCAATCAGCGCGCCTTCGAGCCCACCGATGTCAGCCGTCTCGCTTTCATCCGCCATGCCCGCGAGCTGGGTTTCGAGATCGAGGCGATCCGCACGCTGCTTACCCTGCAGGACGATCCGAACCAGTCCTGCGCCTCGGCCGACGCCATCGCCAAGGCTCGCCTCGCTGAGATCGAGCAGCGCATCCGGAGTCTGATGGCTTTGAAGGCCGAGCTGGAAATGATGGTAGAGGGCTGCGGCCACGGCCGGGTCGACCAATGCCGCGTCATCGAGGTTCTCGCCGACCACGGTCAGTGCACGCATTCTCACCATTGA